The Salinispora tropica CNB-440 genome has a window encoding:
- a CDS encoding FUSC family protein, with the protein MWSWRGVRNWLQQRDPDYCLARRAARLTLVACLVFYGCRYGLDSTPMATYALFGTIASGVFTQLPGRPAQRARTLLAALPIMWILIAAGTMLAANTWAATAGMLVVGFAVAVAGVSGPRIIGLGGAFQIFYILASFPPYQPDRLPERLAGVTLAIGLVAVAEVTLWPGPAPVTFAQRLGAATRRTASYVAALADVLAGQPGAEEEAWRRHARAVNAVEQARMSRLSPTERATSAGRRDHALRDASIGLRQTLRSAGWLLRNEAATTDRESADLLRRCAASLRRSGDTLVGTEPASPRAVPTTEHRRPEAWRSATAAQLRVAASVGMLARHADFVATAVRIADGHADPTHPPAGPDTFWYLRRSLPSLYWQRLRFHLTPRSVSFQQALRLAVALAAARLIAGILDLKHGFWVLLAILTLLRTSAADTRATFRLALTGTLVGASAGALLLLVFPGQETYVAILPLTMLLALGVGPLLGLVWAQALLTLLLITVFAQLTPTDWQLAGVRLLDVLIGATIGVVAGTLIWPRGGGGELRHRASALLDVGAHAIEETVTTLAERGGRRHAVQATHRAQALADASFCQYHLESRDPEPSDVDWEAALVAGHRIVRGAEALLIGDRPGTLAASWPAPTARLVRRAEWLRSAYADVASHVPQGHLQQVAPVPTAATGVVEQVHRIIQAGERRADVLRLIEVDLWLADLGRCLNRVPVPERRSEGHRAPGSSKPSGS; encoded by the coding sequence GTGTGGTCGTGGCGTGGTGTCCGGAACTGGCTTCAGCAGCGGGACCCGGACTACTGCCTCGCCCGCCGTGCGGCACGACTGACCCTCGTCGCCTGCCTCGTCTTCTACGGCTGTCGCTACGGCCTGGACAGCACGCCCATGGCGACATACGCGTTGTTCGGCACCATCGCCTCCGGCGTGTTCACCCAACTGCCGGGACGGCCAGCCCAGCGGGCGCGGACGCTACTCGCCGCACTGCCGATCATGTGGATATTGATCGCCGCCGGCACGATGCTGGCCGCGAACACCTGGGCCGCCACGGCCGGCATGCTCGTGGTGGGGTTCGCCGTCGCCGTCGCCGGTGTCAGCGGGCCTCGGATAATCGGCCTCGGCGGTGCATTTCAGATCTTCTACATCCTGGCCAGCTTTCCGCCCTACCAACCCGACAGGCTGCCGGAACGGCTCGCCGGCGTGACGCTCGCCATCGGACTGGTGGCCGTGGCCGAGGTGACCCTCTGGCCCGGCCCCGCACCGGTCACCTTCGCACAGCGCCTGGGCGCCGCCACGCGCCGTACCGCCTCGTACGTCGCCGCGCTCGCGGATGTGCTGGCCGGGCAGCCGGGCGCCGAGGAGGAAGCATGGCGTCGCCACGCCCGGGCAGTCAACGCCGTCGAGCAGGCTCGGATGTCGCGGCTGTCCCCGACTGAGCGGGCGACGTCGGCAGGCCGCCGCGACCACGCGCTACGAGACGCGTCCATCGGCCTGCGCCAAACACTGCGGAGCGCCGGTTGGCTGCTGCGAAACGAGGCGGCGACCACGGACAGGGAATCGGCAGACCTGCTGCGGCGATGCGCGGCGTCTCTCCGTCGCTCGGGTGACACGCTGGTGGGAACGGAGCCGGCCTCCCCCCGAGCCGTCCCGACAACAGAACATCGACGCCCGGAAGCATGGCGGTCGGCCACGGCTGCCCAGCTACGGGTTGCCGCGAGCGTAGGGATGCTGGCGCGGCATGCCGACTTCGTCGCCACTGCCGTCAGGATTGCCGACGGTCACGCCGACCCGACGCATCCGCCGGCTGGCCCGGACACGTTCTGGTATCTGCGTCGCAGCCTTCCGTCGCTGTACTGGCAGCGGCTGCGGTTCCACCTCACCCCGCGTTCGGTCTCCTTCCAGCAGGCGCTCCGGCTCGCCGTCGCGCTGGCCGCCGCACGACTGATCGCTGGAATACTGGATCTGAAGCACGGCTTCTGGGTGCTCCTGGCCATTCTCACCCTCCTGCGGACGTCTGCCGCGGACACTCGGGCCACGTTCCGCCTGGCGCTGACCGGAACGCTCGTCGGCGCTTCTGCCGGGGCCCTGTTACTGCTGGTGTTCCCCGGACAGGAGACATATGTGGCGATCCTGCCGCTGACGATGCTGTTGGCCCTGGGTGTGGGGCCGTTGCTCGGACTGGTCTGGGCGCAGGCGCTGCTGACGCTGCTGCTGATCACCGTCTTCGCTCAGCTCACCCCAACCGACTGGCAGCTAGCCGGGGTCCGTCTGCTGGACGTCCTGATCGGGGCGACCATCGGCGTCGTCGCTGGCACCCTCATCTGGCCACGCGGTGGCGGTGGCGAGCTCCGCCACCGCGCGTCCGCTCTCCTCGACGTCGGCGCGCACGCGATCGAGGAAACCGTCACGACGTTGGCGGAACGAGGCGGAAGGCGGCATGCGGTCCAGGCGACGCACCGGGCGCAGGCCTTGGCCGACGCGTCGTTCTGCCAGTACCACCTGGAAAGCCGCGACCCGGAACCGTCCGACGTTGACTGGGAAGCGGCGCTGGTCGCCGGGCATCGCATCGTGCGTGGCGCGGAGGCACTCCTCATCGGTGACCGACCCGGAACGCTGGCAGCGAGCTGGCCCGCACCCACTGCCCGACTCGTGCGCCGAGCCGAGTGGCTGCGCTCCGCGTACGCCGATGTGGCCAGCCACGTACCGCAGGGCCACCTCCAGCAGGTGGCGCCCGTTCCGACAGCCGCGACGGGTGTCGTGGAGCAGGTCCACCGGATCATTCAGGCCGGCGAACGGCGGGCCGACGTCCTGCGCCTGATCGAGGTCGACCTGTGGCTGGCCGACCTCGGTCGATGTCTCAACCGAGTCCCCGTACCGGAGCGGCGGTCCGAGGGGCACCGAGCGCCCGGATCGTCGAAACCGTCGGGCAGTTAA
- the sucB gene encoding 2-oxoglutarate dehydrogenase, E2 component, dihydrolipoamide succinyltransferase — translation MPVSVTMPRLGESVTEGTVTRWLKQEGDTVEVDEPLLEVSTDKVDTEIPSPAAGVLTRIVVGEDETAEVGSELATIGDEASGDNGATGGGEAESRQSAPEPTAAAEGTGPEPEQEQEQEQPAPAPSGEGNPVTMPALGESVTEGTVTRWLKQVGDTVEVDEPLLEVSTDKVDTEIPSPVAGTVLEITVAEDETADVGATLAVVGTAGAAAKPEPEAKPKPEAKPKPEAKPEPEAKPEPEAKPEPEAKPEPKVTEPTPGASYNEPAAETESASDPAKAEQAAAPSAPASRPATTGGTENAGYVTPLVRKLAGEHGVDLSTINGTGVGGRIRKQDVLDAAEQARAAKAAPAPAAQPAAPAAKPAARPTPSSKRGTTEKLPRIRATIAKRMHESLHEMAQLTTVVEVDVTRIAKLRAQAKDAFQQRHGVKLSFLPFFAQAAVEALQAYPIVNAQMDLTAGKITYPEAEHLGVAVDTERGLMVPVIHNAGDLNLGGIAKRVADLAERTRTNKISPDELAGATFTLTNTGSRGALFDTPIVPSPQSAMLGTGAVVKRPVVVNDPDLGEVVAVRSMIYLALSYDHRLIDGADAARFLGTIKERLEAGNFEAELGR, via the coding sequence ATGCCGGTATCGGTCACCATGCCCCGGCTCGGTGAGAGCGTCACCGAGGGCACCGTCACGCGCTGGCTCAAGCAGGAGGGCGACACCGTCGAGGTCGACGAGCCGCTGCTCGAGGTGTCGACCGACAAGGTGGACACCGAGATCCCGTCCCCCGCGGCCGGCGTGCTGACCCGCATCGTGGTCGGCGAGGACGAGACCGCCGAGGTCGGCAGCGAGCTGGCGACGATCGGCGATGAGGCGTCGGGCGACAACGGGGCGACGGGCGGCGGCGAGGCCGAGTCGCGGCAGTCGGCGCCCGAGCCCACCGCCGCCGCCGAGGGCACGGGCCCGGAGCCGGAGCAGGAGCAGGAGCAGGAGCAGCCGGCTCCTGCGCCGTCGGGCGAGGGCAACCCGGTGACGATGCCGGCGCTCGGCGAGAGCGTCACCGAGGGCACGGTCACCCGCTGGCTCAAGCAGGTCGGCGACACCGTCGAGGTCGACGAGCCGCTGCTCGAGGTGTCGACCGACAAGGTGGACACCGAGATCCCCTCGCCGGTCGCCGGGACCGTCCTGGAGATCACCGTGGCGGAGGACGAGACCGCCGATGTCGGTGCGACGCTGGCGGTCGTCGGCACGGCCGGTGCCGCGGCGAAGCCCGAGCCCGAGGCGAAGCCCAAGCCCGAGGCGAAGCCCAAGCCCGAGGCGAAGCCCGAGCCCGAGGCGAAGCCCGAGCCCGAGGCGAAGCCCGAGCCCGAGGCGAAGCCCGAGCCGAAGGTCACCGAACCGACCCCGGGCGCCTCCTACAACGAGCCGGCGGCCGAGACCGAGAGCGCCTCCGACCCGGCGAAGGCAGAGCAGGCCGCCGCCCCCTCGGCGCCCGCCTCCCGGCCGGCGACGACCGGCGGTACGGAGAACGCCGGCTACGTCACCCCACTGGTCCGCAAGCTCGCCGGCGAGCACGGGGTTGACCTCTCCACGATCAACGGCACCGGCGTTGGTGGCCGGATCCGCAAGCAGGATGTGCTCGACGCGGCCGAGCAGGCCCGCGCCGCCAAGGCGGCTCCGGCCCCGGCGGCGCAGCCCGCCGCCCCCGCGGCGAAGCCTGCTGCCCGGCCCACGCCCAGCAGCAAGCGGGGTACCACCGAGAAGCTGCCACGGATCCGCGCGACCATCGCGAAGCGGATGCACGAGTCGCTGCACGAGATGGCGCAGCTCACCACCGTGGTCGAGGTTGACGTCACCCGGATCGCCAAGCTGCGGGCGCAGGCGAAGGACGCCTTCCAGCAGCGGCACGGCGTAAAGCTGTCCTTCCTGCCGTTCTTCGCCCAGGCGGCCGTCGAGGCGTTGCAGGCCTACCCGATCGTCAACGCCCAGATGGACCTGACGGCGGGGAAGATCACCTACCCGGAGGCGGAGCACCTCGGCGTCGCCGTGGACACCGAGCGCGGCCTGATGGTGCCGGTCATCCACAACGCCGGCGACCTCAACCTGGGTGGCATCGCCAAGCGGGTCGCCGACCTCGCCGAGCGCACCCGCACCAACAAGATCAGCCCGGATGAGCTCGCTGGTGCGACGTTCACGCTGACCAACACCGGCAGCCGGGGTGCCCTCTTCGACACCCCGATCGTGCCGTCGCCGCAGTCGGCGATGCTCGGCACGGGTGCCGTGGTCAAGCGCCCGGTCGTGGTCAACGACCCCGACCTGGGTGAGGTCGTGGCCGTCCGGTCGATGATCTACCTGGCCCTCTCCTACGACCACCGACTGATCGACGGTGCGGACGCGGCCCGCTTCCTGGGCACGATCAAGGAGCGGCTGGAAGCCGGCAACTTCGAGGCCGAACTGGGCCGGTAA
- a CDS encoding MerR family transcriptional regulator has product MSGYAPSEAARRSGFSLDTLRYYEKIGLLNEVGRTSGGQRVFTDDDLGWLVLFRCLRDTGMPIAEMCRYAELVREGTHTMGERQALLERHAGRVEERMDLLQRQYDHLQAKIRFYDQHLRPC; this is encoded by the coding sequence ATGTCCGGGTACGCACCCTCCGAGGCCGCGCGGCGCAGCGGTTTCAGTCTCGACACGCTCCGGTACTACGAGAAGATCGGCCTGCTCAACGAGGTCGGCCGCACCTCCGGCGGGCAGCGCGTCTTCACCGATGACGACCTGGGTTGGTTGGTGTTGTTCCGCTGTCTGCGCGACACCGGTATGCCGATCGCTGAGATGTGCCGGTACGCCGAGCTGGTCCGGGAGGGCACGCACACCATGGGGGAGCGCCAGGCACTGCTCGAGCGGCACGCTGGGCGGGTGGAAGAGCGGATGGACCTGCTTCAACGTCAGTACGATCACCTACAGGCCAAGATCCGTTTTTACGACCAACACCTACGTCCGTGTTAA
- a CDS encoding TIGR01777 family oxidoreductase, with protein sequence MRILMAGASGFLGTRLADRLTADGHHVTRLVRRPPRDADERQWNPTAAQLDPAVVAEADAVVNLAGAGVGDRRWNDAYRRVIRSSRVDTTTTLAITIAGLPAADRPEVLVNSSAVGWYGNTGDRVVDEEAAAGEGFLADVCRVWEAATRPAEDAGVRVVRLRTGLPLHRDGGLLKPQLLPFRLGIAGRLGSGRQWLPWIAMVDWLDAAALTIGRADLAGPVNAVGPAPVTNAEFTRELARQLHRPAIIPIPALALKVALGGFAQEALTSARVLPGVLTQAGFDYRHPHLASALNAALAAEPDR encoded by the coding sequence ATGCGGATTCTGATGGCCGGTGCGTCCGGCTTCCTCGGCACCCGGCTGGCCGACCGGCTCACCGCGGACGGGCACCACGTAACGCGGCTGGTTCGTCGGCCGCCGCGCGACGCCGACGAACGACAGTGGAACCCGACCGCGGCGCAGCTCGACCCGGCGGTGGTGGCGGAGGCGGACGCCGTGGTCAACCTGGCCGGCGCCGGCGTCGGTGACCGCCGGTGGAACGACGCCTACCGGCGGGTCATCCGCTCCAGTCGTGTGGACACCACCACCACCTTGGCGATCACGATCGCCGGGCTGCCGGCCGCTGACCGCCCAGAGGTGCTGGTCAACTCGTCGGCGGTGGGGTGGTACGGCAACACCGGTGACCGGGTTGTCGACGAGGAGGCGGCGGCCGGTGAGGGCTTCCTGGCCGATGTCTGCCGGGTGTGGGAGGCCGCGACCCGGCCGGCCGAGGACGCCGGGGTACGCGTGGTACGGCTACGGACCGGGTTGCCGCTACACCGCGACGGCGGCCTACTCAAGCCGCAGCTGCTGCCGTTCCGGCTCGGCATCGCGGGTCGACTGGGCAGTGGCCGGCAGTGGCTGCCGTGGATCGCGATGGTGGACTGGCTGGACGCCGCCGCCCTCACCATCGGGCGGGCCGACCTCGCCGGCCCGGTCAACGCGGTCGGGCCGGCACCGGTGACCAACGCCGAGTTCACCCGAGAACTGGCCCGGCAGTTGCACCGTCCGGCGATCATCCCGATCCCGGCGCTGGCGCTGAAGGTGGCCCTCGGCGGCTTCGCGCAAGAGGCGCTGACCAGTGCTCGAGTCCTGCCTGGGGTGTTGACCCAGGCGGGTTTCGACTACCGCCACCCGCATCTGGCCAGCGCCCTGAACGCCGCGCTCGCGGCGGAGCCGGATCGATGA
- the lipB gene encoding lipoyl(octanoyl) transferase LipB, producing MTTTTPDLTIVRAGTLGYEAAWEEQRRLHESVVADERGDAVLLLEHPSVYTAGKRTEPWDRPMDGTPVIDVDRGGKITWHGPGQLVGYPILRLPNPVDVVAYVRRVEQMLIDVCAEFGLVAGRIEGRSGVWVPADDRGPARKVAAIGIRVARGVTLHGFSLNCDCDLTYYDRIVPCGISDAGVTSLAAELGRPVTVADALPVVERHLPTLIEP from the coding sequence GTGACCACGACTACCCCGGACCTGACCATTGTCCGCGCCGGCACTCTCGGCTACGAGGCCGCGTGGGAGGAGCAGCGCCGGCTGCACGAGTCGGTGGTTGCCGACGAGCGTGGCGACGCCGTGCTGCTGTTGGAGCACCCCAGCGTCTACACCGCGGGCAAGCGCACCGAGCCGTGGGACCGGCCGATGGACGGCACCCCGGTCATCGACGTCGACCGCGGCGGAAAGATCACCTGGCACGGTCCGGGTCAGCTCGTCGGGTATCCGATCCTGCGCCTACCCAACCCGGTCGACGTGGTCGCGTACGTGCGCCGGGTGGAACAGATGCTGATCGACGTCTGTGCCGAGTTCGGGCTGGTGGCCGGCCGGATCGAGGGGCGTAGCGGAGTCTGGGTGCCGGCGGATGACCGCGGGCCCGCGCGCAAGGTCGCCGCGATCGGCATCCGCGTCGCCCGCGGCGTCACCCTGCACGGCTTCTCGCTGAACTGTGACTGCGACCTGACGTACTACGACCGGATCGTGCCGTGCGGCATCAGCGATGCCGGGGTGACCTCGCTCGCGGCCGAGCTGGGCCGACCGGTGACCGTGGCGGACGCCCTTCCGGTGGTCGAGCGGCACCTGCCCACCCTCATCGAACCCTGA
- the lpdA gene encoding dihydrolipoyl dehydrogenase gives MSEPNETFDIVILGGGSGGYAAALRAAELGLSVALVEKGKLGGTCLHNGCIPTKALLHAAEVADQTRDSEQFGVKAELVGIDMAAVNSYKDGVVARLYKGLQGLLGGAKNITIVAGAGRLVAPNTVEVDGKRYTGRNVILASGSYAKSLPGLEVDGERIITSDHALVMDRVPASVIVLGGGVIGVEFASVWKSFGVDVTIIEALPRLVAAEDEESSKALERAFRKRKINFKVGKPFEKVEKTDSGVRVTIAGGEAIEAELLLVAVGRGPNTADLGYEEQGVRMDRGYVLTDERQRTNVPNVYAVGDIVPGLQLAHRGFQQGIFVAEEIAGENPAVIDESGIPRVTYSDPELASVGLTEAKAKEQYGTDKIKTYNYNLGGNGKSQILKTTGFVKLVRVEDGPVVGVHMVGARVGELIGEAQLIYNWEAYPAEVAQLVHAHPTQNEALGEAHLALAGKPLHAHA, from the coding sequence GTGAGCGAGCCGAACGAGACCTTCGACATCGTCATCCTCGGAGGTGGCAGCGGTGGCTACGCGGCGGCGCTGCGCGCCGCCGAGCTGGGCCTGTCCGTCGCGTTGGTCGAGAAGGGCAAACTTGGCGGCACCTGCCTGCACAACGGCTGCATCCCGACCAAGGCGTTGCTGCACGCCGCCGAGGTCGCCGACCAGACCCGCGATTCGGAGCAGTTCGGCGTCAAGGCCGAGCTGGTTGGCATCGACATGGCGGCGGTCAACTCGTACAAGGACGGGGTGGTCGCTCGGCTGTACAAGGGTCTACAGGGCCTGCTGGGCGGCGCGAAGAACATCACCATCGTCGCCGGCGCCGGCCGGCTGGTGGCACCGAACACGGTCGAGGTCGACGGCAAGCGGTACACCGGCCGCAACGTCATCTTGGCCTCCGGCTCATACGCGAAGAGCCTGCCCGGCCTGGAGGTCGACGGCGAACGGATCATCACGAGCGACCATGCGCTGGTGATGGACCGGGTCCCGGCGTCGGTGATCGTGCTCGGTGGTGGGGTCATCGGGGTCGAGTTCGCCAGCGTGTGGAAGTCCTTCGGGGTGGACGTCACGATCATTGAGGCGCTGCCCCGGCTGGTCGCCGCCGAGGACGAGGAGTCGTCGAAGGCGCTGGAGCGGGCCTTCCGGAAGCGGAAGATCAACTTCAAGGTCGGCAAGCCGTTCGAGAAGGTCGAGAAGACCGACAGCGGCGTCCGGGTGACCATCGCCGGCGGCGAGGCCATCGAGGCCGAGCTGCTGCTGGTCGCCGTCGGTCGGGGACCGAACACCGCTGACCTCGGCTACGAGGAGCAGGGCGTCCGGATGGACCGGGGTTACGTGCTGACCGACGAACGGCAGCGCACGAACGTACCGAACGTCTACGCGGTCGGCGACATCGTGCCCGGCCTCCAGCTGGCGCACCGCGGCTTCCAGCAGGGCATCTTCGTCGCTGAGGAGATCGCCGGAGAGAATCCGGCCGTCATCGACGAGTCCGGCATTCCTCGGGTCACCTACTCCGACCCCGAGCTGGCGTCGGTCGGTCTGACCGAGGCGAAGGCCAAGGAACAGTACGGCACCGACAAGATCAAAACCTACAACTACAACCTGGGCGGCAACGGCAAGAGCCAGATCCTCAAGACGACCGGCTTCGTCAAGCTGGTCCGGGTCGAGGACGGCCCGGTCGTCGGCGTGCACATGGTGGGTGCCCGAGTCGGTGAGCTGATCGGCGAGGCCCAGCTCATCTACAACTGGGAGGCGTACCCCGCCGAGGTGGCGCAGCTCGTGCACGCCCACCCGACCCAGAACGAGGCGCTGGGTGAGGCGCACCTGGCCCTCGCCGGCAAACCGCTGCACGCGCACGCCTGA
- a CDS encoding aldo/keto reductase, producing the protein MTLTRTLGHSGIEVSAIGMGCWAIGGPLWGDGGQPFGWGDVNDDESIRTIHAVLDHGGTLFDTANNYGAGHSERILGRALTGRRDQVVIATKFGNCSEEATRRWTGTDHSPEHAVASLEESLRRLGTDYVDLYQLHLNELPTSAALDLVDTLEDLVSSGKIRAYGWSTDNPESAAALAATGPHCATVQHDQSVLADNAAMLAVCDTYDLASINRGPLAMGLLTGSNREVGSDDIRGMAPPWLVWYSDGRPTPQWAQRVAEIRDALTADGRTLAQGALGWLLARSPRSVPIPGCRTVAQAAENIGTLTRGPLPADTYAEVERLLADLRQTQAEPVR; encoded by the coding sequence ATGACATTGACACGGACACTGGGTCACAGCGGAATCGAGGTCAGCGCGATCGGAATGGGTTGCTGGGCGATCGGCGGGCCGCTGTGGGGCGACGGCGGGCAGCCGTTCGGCTGGGGCGACGTCAACGACGACGAGTCGATCCGTACCATCCACGCCGTACTCGACCATGGCGGGACCCTCTTCGACACCGCCAACAACTACGGCGCCGGGCACAGTGAGCGGATCCTCGGCCGCGCCCTCACCGGCCGCCGGGACCAGGTGGTGATCGCCACCAAGTTCGGCAACTGTTCCGAGGAGGCGACCCGCCGATGGACCGGGACCGATCACAGTCCGGAGCACGCCGTAGCGAGCCTGGAGGAGTCGCTGCGCCGCCTCGGTACCGACTACGTCGACCTCTACCAGTTGCACCTCAACGAACTGCCGACGTCCGCCGCGCTCGACCTGGTCGACACACTGGAGGACCTGGTCAGCAGCGGCAAGATCCGGGCGTACGGTTGGAGCACCGACAATCCCGAGTCGGCGGCGGCGTTGGCCGCGACCGGACCGCACTGCGCCACCGTCCAGCACGACCAGTCGGTGTTGGCGGACAACGCGGCGATGCTCGCCGTCTGCGACACGTACGACCTGGCGAGCATCAACCGGGGTCCACTGGCGATGGGTCTACTCACCGGCTCGAACCGGGAGGTCGGTTCCGACGACATTCGCGGGATGGCTCCGCCGTGGCTGGTCTGGTATTCCGACGGCCGACCTACGCCGCAGTGGGCTCAGCGCGTGGCGGAAATCCGGGACGCGCTCACCGCCGACGGCCGTACCCTGGCCCAGGGCGCGCTGGGCTGGCTGCTGGCCCGCAGCCCACGGAGCGTCCCGATCCCGGGCTGCCGCACCGTCGCCCAGGCAGCGGAGAACATCGGCACGCTCACCCGTGGTCCGCTCCCTGCGGACACGTACGCCGAGGTCGAGCGTCTGCTGGCAGATCTTCGGCAAACCCAGGCCGAACCGGTCAGGTGA
- a CDS encoding leucyl aminopeptidase, with protein sequence MTSPTISLSLVDTDPAELAVDAIVIGVHSQPGERVGDLVGTLLLASGAESIAAAFDGKLTETLALLGATGGPGEVIKLATLGTVTAPVIAAVGLGPEPTGAAPAPEILRRAAGAAVRALAGSTRVALALPLPDDADAPAALRAVSEGGLLGGYRFAGYKTRPQPARREPVAEVLVAVPDAGDAAAAAEVARAQAVANAVRFSRDWVNAAPNELSPPAFADSVASAARAAGLEVEVLDEVALREGGYGGITAVGQGSQAPPRLVRISYTPAGGGTGKRVALVGKGITFDSGGVSIKPSQGMWEMKADMAGAAAVAAAMLAVAELAPAVPVTAYVPMAENMPSGTAYRPGDVITMFNGKRVEVLNTDAEGRMILGDAIARACVDGCDYLLETSTLTGGQVVALGKKVAGVMGTPELCERVRTAGEAVGEPTWPMPLPEDVRKGMDSEVADISQVNAGMDRAGHMLQGGVFLREFVTEEVAWAHIDIAGPGYHSGEPTGYWTKGGTGVPVRTLLHLIEDIARQG encoded by the coding sequence GTGACATCGCCCACCATTTCCCTCAGCCTCGTCGACACCGACCCTGCCGAGCTCGCCGTTGACGCGATCGTCATCGGCGTACACAGTCAGCCCGGGGAACGGGTCGGCGACCTCGTCGGCACCCTGCTGCTGGCCAGCGGCGCGGAGAGCATCGCCGCGGCCTTCGATGGAAAATTGACCGAGACGCTGGCGTTGCTCGGCGCGACCGGAGGGCCGGGCGAGGTGATCAAGCTAGCCACGCTCGGCACGGTTACCGCTCCAGTGATCGCCGCGGTGGGCCTCGGACCGGAGCCGACCGGCGCCGCCCCCGCCCCGGAGATCCTGCGCCGGGCGGCTGGTGCCGCGGTGCGGGCTCTCGCCGGCTCGACCCGAGTCGCGTTGGCCCTGCCGCTGCCGGACGACGCCGACGCACCCGCCGCGCTGCGCGCGGTCTCCGAGGGAGGCCTGCTGGGCGGCTACCGGTTCGCCGGTTACAAGACCCGTCCGCAGCCGGCCCGGCGGGAGCCCGTCGCGGAGGTGCTGGTCGCGGTCCCGGACGCGGGTGACGCCGCCGCCGCGGCCGAGGTCGCCCGGGCGCAGGCGGTCGCCAACGCGGTCCGCTTCTCCCGGGACTGGGTCAACGCCGCCCCCAACGAGCTCAGCCCGCCCGCCTTCGCCGACTCCGTGGCAAGTGCCGCCCGGGCGGCTGGGCTGGAGGTGGAGGTGCTCGACGAGGTCGCCCTGCGCGAGGGCGGCTACGGGGGCATCACCGCCGTCGGGCAGGGGTCGCAGGCCCCGCCGCGGCTGGTACGGATCAGCTACACCCCGGCGGGCGGCGGCACCGGCAAGCGCGTCGCCCTGGTCGGCAAGGGCATCACCTTCGACAGCGGCGGTGTCTCGATCAAGCCGTCGCAGGGTATGTGGGAGATGAAGGCCGACATGGCCGGCGCCGCCGCCGTCGCCGCCGCGATGTTGGCGGTCGCGGAGCTTGCGCCCGCCGTGCCGGTGACCGCGTACGTGCCGATGGCGGAGAACATGCCGTCCGGTACGGCGTACCGGCCGGGCGACGTCATCACGATGTTCAACGGCAAGCGCGTCGAGGTGCTCAACACCGACGCCGAGGGGCGGATGATCCTCGGCGACGCGATCGCCCGGGCCTGCGTGGACGGCTGCGACTACCTCCTGGAGACCTCCACGCTCACCGGCGGCCAGGTGGTCGCGCTGGGCAAGAAGGTGGCCGGTGTGATGGGCACGCCGGAGTTGTGCGAGCGGGTGCGGACCGCTGGCGAGGCGGTCGGCGAGCCGACCTGGCCGATGCCGCTGCCGGAGGACGTGCGCAAGGGCATGGACTCCGAGGTCGCCGACATCTCCCAGGTCAACGCGGGGATGGACCGGGCGGGTCACATGCTCCAGGGCGGTGTGTTCCTGCGTGAGTTCGTCACCGAGGAGGTCGCCTGGGCGCACATCGACATCGCCGGCCCCGGCTACCACTCGGGCGAGCCGACGGGCTACTGGACCAAGGGCGGCACGGGGGTGCCCGTCCGTACCCTGCTGCACCTGATCGAGGACATCGCCCGCCAGGGCTGA